Part of the Hevea brasiliensis isolate MT/VB/25A 57/8 chromosome 16, ASM3005281v1, whole genome shotgun sequence genome is shown below.
tagtTACTTTTATTAGGGGTGAGTATttggttcaaaccgaaccgaaccgaatcgaattaaattatgaaaactgaattacatattttagaaaccgaatcgaactgaaatgaatgaaaaatcaaatcgaaccgaaccactctatttcggttcggttcggttcaaaccgatctgttttgatttttgattgattttttaatttagactttattttcaagttatttggtctaattttgactttggtttgaacctaataacaattaatcaatgaaattaaacaatttatatatatatatatatatatatatataaaattcataaatttcccataaaaaaatcaattcaaaaatcgattcgatttgaatatataaaattactattcgattcggttcgattcggtttaaccgatttttttctcttcaaaaccgaactgaaccaaaataaccgaaatttttataatataaaaccgaaccgaaccgaaccgaaccgattgaattttaaaacccaactgattgaaccaaattaattcggtttggttcgatttttcagtttgaaccgaaATCTGTTCACTCCTAACTTTTATGACAAAAACAAGTCAAATCTACATTAAAATCACAAGATAGtacttttctcaaccacaactacTACAGCACTACTAAAGAAACCAAGTACTAGTTTAAGCAACCAAAAAGGACATGCAGTTCAGTGCAATTGCATAGCACATATAAAATGATGGTTATAGGGAGAGTTCATCTTTTATGCACTTCAAAATAAGACCAAATAGGCAAGTTGAATAGCATCAAAACCGACACCACTTTGAGcattttgtataaaagttgtccaATTGTCAAAATATTCACACAGTAAAAATATGCCAGCAGGCATCACAAACATGATAATAAATGTACATGTGTTTGTGTTTGTATGAACATATATAAGGTATGATGTGCATCAGACATATGCCCCCAGCAACTTAAAGTCTTAAACAAATTAAGAATTTAATCTCTACAATGCTTCAATCCAGATTCACATATTTCAAAGAATTTGAAAAATAAGCCATCACCTCTGGTACAAGAGCTGTGCCAAAACGAGCAGTACGAGTAGGGTACACACAGTCATACATGTCAGCACCTAAAGCACTGCAAACAACAATATCCAGAGGATAACCAACACCCTAAGATAAAGTTGATGATTGGCACAGAAAAATGTTAGAAAAGAGAAGCAATGAGTAATTTATGAATCCAACTAGTTTGAAGAATATAGGTCAAGATGATAGAATTCATGTTTACCATTACATATCGTGGTTTATCTTCAGGCAATGCAGCAGTACATTGAGCAACAACACGCCAAAATGAATCTTTATCTTCACCACCTGCAAGACCACCGATTGCATAGCTGTCACAAAAAGTAAACTAAGTTAAGATGCCTGACTTATCACTAATATACAATActagaaataaatataaattttttagaaataaataaaaattggttgaatatacatgagaaaagaaaatttatctGGAACCGGCAACAAGACAGTAAGCATGAAATATTGGGGACTGAAAGTGCCACCCTATCTGAGGAATATTACAAACACAAAGTATCAATCCTGGAAATATTATGCTTGTAATTCAAGACATAACACTAGTGGCCACTAAATCAATAGGCAAGTTTCAAACAAGGAACTCATTTGGGAAGTTAGCAACTCAACATTTATAGCACACTGCAAAATATTTGCTTAAAAAACGGGCttaaaggctcaaggcgcacTAAGGCGCCAAGAAGTCTTGGAGCCTAGGCGCAAAGCGCAAGTGCACGCCTGAGCAAGGTGAGTcgcaaaagtaaaaaatttaaaaaattcataaaaatcaaataaatatgatgcttttctctttttttctttggcATATATTTTGAATTGGGTTTGCTGGTTTGAGTTTAAGTGGTTTTCCTTTTTGCAAATGAAAGTGCTCGCTAAAGACAGAAATAAAGAAAGCATGCATTTCTAGAACCTTGTGCCTGGAACAAAGGTGCACACCTAGGCGCATAAGGCGCTAGGGTTCGAGCCTGATGAGCCTTGAGCCTGAGGTGTGTGCCTGAGGCATGCCTTTAATAACTATAGGCAGGCATGCATGTATGTAAAGCTgcctttgtgtgtgtgtgtgtgtgtgtgtgcacgctGATGAATAATTTGGATCATGACAGTAATCTAATCTTTAATTATGTTATCACAAAATGAACGTACCCAGGTAAATTCCGATCTACCAAGCCTCTAACACAGATATCCCTGATTAAGATATAAAATTGTAAGCGATAACAGCAATTAATAGACAAAAGGAATTAAATTCACAACACTAAATATGATGATGCTAAAAGATTACAGTTTAAACGGAGTTTAACCTTAACACAGGATCTAAACCACCTTGAACAATACCAAATAAATTTTGCTCATTTGGTCTTTTGTGTGCTGCCACAAAAAAAAAgggtaaagaaaaaaaaaaagaaaatccatcaaaaccatcaacagtGAGACCAAAAGAAGAACAAGGCAGATAAGAAAACTTGATGCTACTAGGGAAAGTTAAGAAAGCCAATAAATATGCATCAGTTTAGTGGCCATTAGGCTCTTTAACTCAAAATCTAAAAAGGTAGGATGGTATTTATTAGGTCTTAGGTTCAACAATCTGGTATGACTTAACAAATTGAACAACCATTAATTACACTCAACTTCAAAAAGGGCTTTTGATGTGGAATCACCATTTAGAGACTCTACGACTGTTTATTTGGGAAGAAATTAGATAATAATTACAGAGGATATTCTGGATTTTTGTTTTCTTATCACAGTTAGAAATTTTCTTTTAGATGCTTTGATAAGTACAATCTCAGACAATTtgatttatagaaattttcttttagatgctttgataagtacaatctcagacaatttgatttatttatttgtgtttttttttttttgtttctgttTCCTTGGTCTTACATTTGCTTTCAACTGGCCAAAATGACTCATGCTATGTAAAGTTATTCTAGCTTAATAAGCCCAAAACATTagcaaatattaaattatatcaaTGGTACTTTTGGGTTTCTGTTGTCAATTATACCAATGTTTTTGAGTAAGATAGGATTGGCATTTGGCATTATGCAAAATCACCTGCTATACATCTGTCTATCCATCGAAGAGTACGATACATGGCCTCCTCAATCCTTGGACCAGTGATGGTGGTTCTTACTACATCATCAAGAGCCATGATAATATCTGCACCAATTCTGTTCTGCAAGACTCATGACAAAAACATGGAAGTGATTTAGATATTGTAGACAAGAAAAAGGCATTAAAAAATGGGGGCTTGAAGAATTCCAAACACTTTATTATTAAATTCTCAAAATCCAGTCAATAGAAACATGCTCATGTGAAGTAAAACAGGGACAAAATACTCAAATAATGAATGATCCAATGTAACATGAGGAAAAGATAGAATTGTATGTCAGTTGAATTTTAAGGGGAAAAACGAAAGTAAATAAAACTTACTTGGATTTGAATCGACTCCTCTGGTGTTAGAAGCATTGGCTTTCCATCAACTGGTGACTGAGCTAAGAAAAGGAAGCCTTAGTTACAAGTGTACTCCATTTCTTGGTAAAACAAGAGCTAAATCAAGCAAAATCTTAGTAGGGAAGAACTTTTAGATTAATAGTGAAGTAATTAATGACGTAAATTACATGTGGACAAGCACATGAGCgagaaaatacaaaatgggatagATACAGAACACACTAAATATTACTCCTAAACACAGAAGATCAGCACTCAATGTCCTTATTGatcaaaagaaagagttaccattTAGTTAACAGAATAAAAGcccaaaaggaaaacaagaaacaTTAATATCAAAGGATCAAAACTTTTTAACCTCACAAAGTCATAATCAAGATAAGCACCAATATATTGAATTTGTAGCTTTGACTTTCTCAAACTAAGCATAGTACAAAAAAAAGCTGGCCATTTAATTCTTAAACAAAATTGTCAGTATCAAGAATCAAAAACCATTATAGTTCAAGACAAAACATATCAACTAAACTTCACTTATTGATAACAAGGATTTTTAGAATTGCATATAGGATTATGATTCTGTACCAATTATGAGAATCCTATTTGATTCTGTTCAGATTGGTTTTTTGAGGGTTTGGGCTGTTTAAATATATTTGGATCATCCTTCAATTCAGAAAGCAATTTTGACGAAGATGATAACAAATACCTGAAACGTCACGCCCTTTTCTGTGATATCAGCTAAATGCAATAATGATACCtggaatattaaattaaaaaattcaaaaaacaaAAAAGGAAAGGGAGGCCAAATTGTGAGCTTTAAACTGCATATGTTATTTGTTGCAATAAACTACAACCGCAAAACAGTCCATGAAGATGACACCATTAAATAGATAAGGTTTAATAAAATGAGCATGAAATGATGCACTTTGACAAGAAACATATAGCTTCATATGCTGGATTCTAAGCTAATATGTAGTGATACTACATGGGAGGAGTAAACTGACAACCCAAAAAAATGAAGGGGAAGAAGCTTCAAGCTAGGAACCTAAAACTCACAAATTAATAATAAACTAAAACTGAAACACTATTATGATGTATTTGATTTAGTAGACAACCATCTGGAAGCCACCAGAATCTGTAAGCAGCGCTCTAGGCCAATTCATAAATTTATGGAGACCCCCTAATTCATCAATCAGCTCGGATGTAGGACGGAGTGCCAAATGATAGGTATTTCCAAGGATTATTTGACAACCAATCTCCTCAAGCTGGTTAGTTGTCAAACCTTTAATTGTCCCTGTAACCAAGAATTCCAGCAATTTCTTTATAAATGTCACCAATTTTAAAGTGCACAAAGAATGGAAAATGTGTATAACATGCAcactaaataatatataaattctaACCTTGAGTACCCACAGGCATAAACAAAGGAGTCTGGCACACAAAGTGAGGGAGTGTCAGTCGAGCAGCACGAGCACGATTAAACCTCCCTAGAACCTAAAGAAGAAGAGAGAACACAAAACCATGTGTGAGCAACCATACATATCAATCAAATGTTTGTTAAAATACGCAATAGTTAACTAAACTACTTCTTCGCATTCTATTGCTTGGTAGGTGCAATTCATGCTTATCAACATCAATGCCAAGCACTTTCTCACATTGTTTGTTCAATGACGCTCCATGCGCGAAACAAATCTaaatgtaaaattaaaaaaaaaaaagaaattatgtaCACAAGCAATACCTCAAAACGAAGTGCCATGAAAACAATTCTGCTCTATATTCCTCTACAATTCCACTTGCAATCCTGCAATTaaatcatgaaaaaaataaaaaatgagtaAAAGCACTCTAAAAATAGTTTGACCATTACAACGAAACGGCAGAGAGAATAGACTTACTGTAGCAgccaaggaaagaaaagaaaatgcagggAGGAAGCGAGAAGAAGCAATTCTGAAGGAAGTACCAAAAGCGTACAGAGGGAAGCGGAGGAAGTGAAATTCTGATGGATGATGGAAGAAAAGCAATGACCTAGTATTATGCTCCAAAAGCAAAACCCAGTTTTTTTCCGCGGCGGCTGCGCCAGCACGCGTTCGTTATTTTTCTTCCCCTTTTAACTAGGAGTGTTCGGTCTAGCGGTTGTATGCGGCTAACAGGGGATAGTTATCTAAACAGTTGaatttaagtgtttggtaaaacatTAAAAAATTAGTTAATAACTGAAAGGCAATACCTATCAGCTGCAGATTCTATCAGCTCTAAAATAGGAGCTGTTTAGAActgttttatatatttttttattttttgactaAAATATCCTTACTTTAATATTTACGCAATGTCCTTCACTATATTATCTTCTTGCTTCTATTTGAATTAAAATATcgatttcttttcaatttgtcattttctttattttatttttttacttttattttcatcGAAGCTGtgatttcttttcaatttttgtgCCATCATTGTATCTCCTTCTTGAGCTTATCAATTGAAATTCTAATTTCTTCTCAAGGTAGAATTAACTTGTGACATTAAAGTGCATCAGATTATCCCTTATTGAGTCAAGAAGGTATGATTTTCtgatttttaattctatttatatTACTGTTGTGTCTccttttttaattttgaatttaatttaattctaatgATATGTAATTGCACTGCTTATGAACAAAGAGTAAAAGATAGTAACTCTAAACTCAAATTATAAACTCATACATTATTATTtcagtttaatatatatatatatatatatatatatatatatatatatatatatatcttaactGCAATTTCTTTTTTCCCGATGCTATTCACCTCACAAAGAAAAAAAtcaatttcctttttctcttgttCACCGCGTAATGACGAAATTAACTGCTATATCATTGAGAGGTGaatagcatatatatatatatatatatgctattCACCTCTTAATaaagaaattgaaaatcaatttCTTTTTCCGATGCTATTCACCTCCCAATGAAAGAATTTGAAAATCAATTTCTTTTTCTCCTGTTCACCttgcaataaaaaaaatcaatttatttttttcctaTTCACCTCACAAAGGAAAAAAAGTCAACAAtagctgatatatatatatatattcacctcCCAATGATTTCCGATGCTATTCACCtcacaataaaaaatttaatttattttttccctATTCACCTCACAAAGAAAAAAAGTCAACAATAGCtgctatatgtgtgtgtgtgtgtgtgtgtatattttTCCTGATGCTATTCACCTCCCAATGAAAAGAATCAATGGTATTCATGAATCTAATAGCTTGACTTAGAAATTATGTTCTGTGCCTAGAACAGTAGTAATCTTGATCCATTTATGATGATAGACATCTTTAGATGTATGAATGCTTTGCATTAGAATAGAAGTTGGTTGTACAgttcttttattaattaaacaaGTCAATTTCCAATT
Proteins encoded:
- the LOC110662862 gene encoding uncharacterized protein LOC110662862 isoform X1: MALRFEVLGRFNRARAARLTLPHFVCQTPLFMPVGTQGTIKGLTTNQLEEIGCQIILGNTYHLALRPTSELIDELGGLHKFMNWPRALLTDSGGFQMVSLLHLADITEKGVTFQSPVDGKPMLLTPEESIQIQNRIGADIIMALDDVVRTTITGPRIEEAMYRTLRWIDRCIAAHKRPNEQNLFGIVQGGLDPVLRDICVRGLVDRNLPGYAIGGLAGGEDKDSFWRVVAQCTAALPEDKPRYVMGVGYPLDIVVCSALGADMYDCVYPTRTARFGTALVPEGVLKLKHSAMADDTRAIDPTCACMVCKNYTRAYIHCLVTKDAMGSQLLSYHNLYYMMKLSRDLHSSIIEGRFPKFVCDFLQKMVLLALNTMFVILCACVVQKEWEWKGRSIICKLLAVQNNLWFSLSGSIKLICIKLTDNLNTYDVAQHNFCVF
- the LOC110662862 gene encoding uncharacterized protein LOC110662862 isoform X4 encodes the protein MALRFEVLGRFNRARAARLTLPHFVCQTPLFMPVGTQGTIKGLTTNQLEEIGCQIILGNTYHLALRPTSELIDELGGLHKFMNWPRALLTDSGGFQMVSLLHLADITEKGVTFQSPVDGKPMLLTPEESIQIQNRIGADIIMALDDVVRTTITGPRIEEAMYRTLRWIDRCIAAHKRPNEQNLFGIVQGGLDPVLRDICVRGLVDRNLPGYAIGGLAGGEDKDSFWRVVAQCTAALPEDKPRYVMGVGYPLDIVVCSALGADMYDCVYPTRTARFGTALVPEGVLKLKHSAMADDTRAIDPTCACMVCKNYTRAYIHCLVTKDAMGSQLLSYHNLYYMMKFPKGDVPEWVCNAMEVAGIDISSCCAPFTSPQDQNYKRGYQPRSGLLQILTGKETEIEEFN
- the LOC110662862 gene encoding uncharacterized protein LOC110662862 isoform X2; the protein is MALRFEVLGRFNRARAARLTLPHFVCQTPLFMPVGTQGTIKGLTTNQLEEIGCQIILGNTYHLALRPTSELIDELGGLHKFMNWPRALLTDSGGFQMVSLLHLADITEKGVTFQSPVDGKPMLLTPEESIQIQNRIGADIIMALDDVVRTTITGPRIEEAMYRTLRWIDRCIAAHKRPNEQNLFGIVQGGLDPVLRDICVRGLVDRNLPGYAIGGLAGGEDKDSFWRVVAQCTAALPEDKPRYVMGVGYPLDIVVCSALGADMYDCVYPTRTARFGTALVPEGVLKLKHSAMADDTRAIDPTCACMVCKNYTRAYIHCLVTKDAMGSQLLSYHNLYYMMKLSRDLHSSIIEGRFPKFVCDFLQKMFPKGDVPEWVCNAMEVAGIDISSCCAPFTSPQDQNYKRGYQPRSGLLQILTGKETEIEEFN
- the LOC110662862 gene encoding uncharacterized protein LOC110662862 isoform X3; this encodes MALRFEVLGRFNRARAARLTLPHFVCQTPLFMPVGTQGTIKGLTTNQLEEIGCQIILGNTYHLALRPTSELIDELGGLHKFMNWPRALLTDSGGFQMVSLLHLADITEKGVTFQSPVDGKPMLLTPEESIQIQNRIGADIIMALDDVVRTTITGPRIEEAMYRTLRWIDRCIAAHKRPNEQNLFGIVQGGLDPVLRDICVRGLVDRNLPGYAIGGLAGGEDKDSFWRVVAQCTAALPEDKPRYVMGVGYPLDIVVCSALGADMYDCVYPTRTARFGTALVPEGVLKLKHSAMADDTRAIDPTCACMVCKNYTRAYIHCLVTKDAMGSQLLSYHNLYYMMKLSRDLHSSIIEGRFPNFPKVMSLSGSAMPWRLLELISHPAVLHSLLPKIRIIKEDTSQEAGFYKF